In a genomic window of Bordetella petrii:
- a CDS encoding MBL fold metallo-hydrolase, translated as MRFPACFPPRRTLGALVLSAATLLAGGPALAAAPIQAAQAPGFYRMALGDFVVTALYDGYVDLDPSILSGASAQDIQTLLAAMFVPVDPGVQTAVNGYVVQNGKQVVLVDTGAGPCLGPTAGGLAGNLRAAGFQPEQVDAVLLTHLHPDHACGLLTPEGAALFPNADVYAARAEADFWLSTTVAAQAPADVQPMFKMSRDAAAPYQAAGKFLTYQPDDTLLPGVQAVPTHGHTPGHTSYLFTSGKQRLLVWGDIVHSHAVQFARPEVAIEFDVDSAQAIASRKKVFADTARDGLWVAGAHLPFPGLGHVRADGQGYAWVPAEYAPLRQRPARP; from the coding sequence ATGCGCTTTCCGGCCTGTTTCCCGCCACGCCGCACACTGGGCGCGCTAGTCCTGTCCGCCGCGACCCTGCTGGCCGGCGGCCCGGCACTGGCCGCCGCCCCTATCCAGGCCGCCCAGGCGCCCGGCTTCTACCGCATGGCGCTGGGCGATTTCGTCGTCACCGCGCTGTACGACGGCTATGTCGACCTGGACCCGTCCATTCTCAGCGGGGCCAGCGCCCAGGATATTCAAACCCTGCTGGCCGCCATGTTCGTGCCCGTCGATCCCGGCGTGCAAACCGCGGTCAATGGCTACGTCGTGCAAAACGGCAAACAGGTGGTGCTGGTGGATACGGGCGCCGGCCCGTGCCTGGGGCCCACGGCCGGCGGCCTGGCGGGCAACCTGCGCGCCGCGGGCTTCCAGCCCGAACAGGTCGACGCGGTGCTGCTCACGCACCTGCATCCCGACCACGCCTGCGGGCTGCTCACGCCCGAAGGCGCGGCGCTGTTTCCCAATGCCGATGTGTACGCCGCCCGCGCCGAGGCTGATTTCTGGCTGAGCACCACCGTGGCGGCGCAGGCGCCGGCCGACGTGCAGCCCATGTTCAAGATGTCGCGCGACGCGGCCGCGCCATACCAGGCTGCCGGCAAATTCCTTACCTACCAACCCGACGACACGCTGCTGCCGGGCGTGCAGGCCGTGCCCACGCACGGCCACACGCCAGGCCATACCTCGTACCTGTTCACCTCGGGCAAGCAACGCCTGCTGGTCTGGGGCGACATCGTGCACAGCCACGCCGTGCAATTCGCCCGGCCGGAAGTCGCCATAGAGTTCGACGTGGACAGCGCCCAGGCCATTGCCAGCCGCAAGAAAGTCTTCGCAGACACCGCGCGCGACGGGTTGTGGGTGGCCGGCGCGCACCTGCCGTTCCCGGGCCTGGGCCATGTGCGCGCCGATGGCCAGGGTTACGCCTGGGTGCCGGCGGAATACGCGCCGCTGCGGCAGCGTCCTGCCCGGCCCTAG
- a CDS encoding LysR substrate-binding domain-containing protein, with protein sequence MPYPLSKLPSLDLVRGFVAVGRRMSITAAAQDLHVTQSAVSRQIRALEAHLGVTLLSRGFRSVSFTAEGAQLFRMADPWLTQLGELAGQWRAPERRTPVTVTTTIGVASLWLLPRLGEFQAAHPAVDVRVAADNRVLDIDRDGVDIAIRYSPREAAPDGALWLFGEAVVPVAHPSLGIARLDAGTLPGLVLLEFDDPTRPWLQWAEWLQVCELGNARPKGMLRFNQYDQVVHAALAGHGVALGRRALVEPLLAQQRLVAVGDALQSAARHAYWMIRGTQPRSAEVDIVADWLAAQARATARVLD encoded by the coding sequence ATGCCATACCCTTTATCGAAACTGCCTTCGCTGGACCTGGTCCGCGGCTTCGTGGCCGTCGGGCGGCGCATGAGCATTACCGCCGCGGCTCAAGACCTGCATGTAACGCAGTCCGCGGTCAGCCGCCAGATCCGCGCCCTTGAGGCACACCTGGGCGTCACGCTGCTGTCGCGCGGCTTCCGCTCGGTGTCGTTCACCGCGGAAGGCGCGCAGTTATTCCGCATGGCCGACCCCTGGCTGACGCAGCTGGGCGAGCTGGCCGGGCAATGGCGGGCGCCCGAGCGTCGCACACCGGTCACGGTCACCACCACCATCGGGGTGGCATCGCTGTGGCTGCTGCCCCGGCTGGGCGAGTTCCAGGCGGCGCACCCCGCCGTCGATGTGCGCGTGGCCGCCGACAACCGGGTGCTGGACATTGACCGCGACGGCGTCGACATCGCCATTCGCTATAGCCCGCGCGAAGCCGCGCCCGACGGCGCGTTGTGGCTGTTCGGCGAAGCTGTCGTGCCCGTGGCGCATCCCTCGTTGGGTATTGCCAGGCTGGATGCCGGCACCCTGCCCGGCCTGGTGCTACTGGAATTCGACGACCCCACCCGCCCCTGGCTGCAATGGGCAGAATGGCTGCAAGTATGCGAACTGGGCAACGCGCGGCCCAAGGGCATGCTGCGCTTTAACCAGTACGACCAGGTCGTGCATGCGGCGCTGGCCGGCCATGGCGTCGCGCTGGGGCGGCGCGCGCTGGTCGAGCCGCTGCTGGCGCAGCAACGGCTGGTCGCCGTGGGCGACGCGCTGCAAAGCGCTGCCCGCCATGCGTACTGGATGATCCGCGGCACGCAGCCACGCTCGGCCGAGGTGGACATCGTGGCCGACTGGCTGGCCGCCCAGGCGCGCGCCACGGCGCGCGTGCTGGATTGA
- a CDS encoding DUF2917 domain-containing protein gives MATAPIRLYCIMGMSLALSGRTAVRLRQARGLRILCESGTVWVSQDRCREDHVLGAGETVRLRGNRDIVLSGLPDARVAFILEPPA, from the coding sequence ATGGCCACTGCCCCGATCCGCCTGTATTGCATAATGGGAATGTCACTGGCCCTCTCGGGTCGGACGGCCGTGCGCTTGAGGCAAGCCCGCGGCCTGCGTATTCTGTGCGAGTCCGGCACGGTGTGGGTGTCGCAAGACCGTTGCCGCGAAGATCATGTGCTCGGCGCCGGCGAAACCGTGCGGCTGCGCGGCAATCGCGATATTGTTCTGAGCGGCCTGCCCGATGCGCGGGTCGCCTTCATCCTGGAGCCCCCTGCATGA
- a CDS encoding 2-hydroxychromene-2-carboxylate isomerase translates to MNAPALPCEMWFDFASPYSYLAIERVGPLARQAGVSVALRPFLLGPIFQAQGWNDSPFRLFPGKGAYMMRDIARLADKYGLAYRRPSQFPRMSVLSARVALLGQDQPWGRDFCLAVFRANFVDDQDIQDEAVVGAILDRLSLDRPALLAQARQESTKEALRRQVDRARELGIFGAPSLMVGREMFWGNDRLEDALQWAARGPAAQA, encoded by the coding sequence ATGAATGCCCCTGCCTTGCCTTGCGAAATGTGGTTCGACTTTGCCAGCCCCTACAGCTACCTGGCCATTGAACGGGTCGGGCCGCTGGCGCGCCAGGCGGGCGTCAGCGTGGCGCTGCGGCCGTTCCTGCTGGGTCCGATTTTCCAGGCGCAGGGCTGGAACGACTCGCCGTTCCGGCTGTTCCCCGGCAAGGGGGCCTACATGATGCGCGACATCGCGCGCCTGGCCGACAAGTACGGCCTGGCCTACCGGCGGCCCAGCCAGTTTCCGCGCATGAGCGTGCTGTCGGCGCGCGTGGCCCTGCTGGGGCAAGACCAGCCATGGGGGCGCGACTTCTGCCTGGCGGTGTTTCGCGCCAATTTCGTCGACGACCAGGATATCCAGGACGAGGCCGTGGTGGGCGCCATACTCGACCGCCTGTCGCTGGACCGGCCAGCGCTGCTTGCGCAGGCGCGCCAGGAAAGCACCAAGGAAGCCCTGCGCCGGCAGGTCGACCGTGCGCGCGAACTGGGTATTTTCGGCGCGCCCAGCCTGATGGTGGGGCGCGAAATGTTCTGGGGCAACGATCGCCTCGAAGATGCGCTGCAGTGGGCAGCGCGCGGGCCTGCCGCGCAAGCGTAG
- a CDS encoding tripartite tricarboxylate transporter TctB family protein, producing the protein MQLRNKQDFWSGVMFTLIGLGFALGATQYNMGTSARMGPGYFPFWLGICLAILGATVALGAMSPKATETTVEKFDFKILFIIIGSVVLFGLLLRPLGLYVSLFLLVLLSSIASYEFSWKVAVVNAIFLVVFCWLAFIKGLGLIFPLWPSFLGMN; encoded by the coding sequence ATGCAGCTAAGGAACAAGCAGGATTTCTGGTCAGGGGTGATGTTCACCCTTATCGGCCTGGGATTTGCGCTTGGGGCCACCCAATACAACATGGGCACTTCCGCCCGCATGGGCCCCGGCTATTTCCCCTTCTGGCTCGGCATCTGCCTGGCCATACTGGGCGCCACCGTGGCCCTCGGCGCGATGTCCCCCAAGGCCACCGAAACCACGGTCGAGAAATTCGATTTCAAGATCCTGTTCATCATCATCGGTTCCGTCGTCCTGTTCGGGCTGCTGCTGCGCCCGCTGGGTCTCTACGTGTCGCTGTTCCTGCTGGTCTTGCTCAGCAGTATCGCCAGCTATGAGTTCAGCTGGAAAGTCGCCGTCGTCAACGCGATTTTCCTGGTGGTGTTCTGCTGGCTGGCGTTTATCAAGGGTCTGGGATTGATCTTCCCGCTGTGGCCGTCGTTTCTGGGCATGAATTAA
- a CDS encoding tripartite tricarboxylate transporter permease: MELLEHLALGFSVAFTPENLLYALLGCILGTLVGVLPGLGPVPTIAMLLPITYVLPPVAGLIMLAGIYYGTQYGGSTTAILVNLPGETSAVVTVLDGHQMARNGRAGAALSLAAVGSFFAGSVTTMLIAAFAPPLAEVAFKFGPAEYFSLMTLGLIGAVVLASGSLPKAICMILLGLLLGMVGTDVNSGVARYDFGIPELQDGIDFAIVAMGVFGFAEILSNLEQKENRVELQDKIGSLYPNRQEIREATPAIVRGTALGSMLGILPGGGSVLSAFASYTLEKKLSKEPERFGKGHPAGLAGPESANNAGAQASFIPLLTLGIPGNAVMALMVGAMTIHNIQPGPQVMTSHPDLFWGLIASMWIGNLMLVVLNLPLIGLWVKLLKVPYRILFPAILVFCTIGVYSLNYNTFDIYTTAVFGVVGYFWAKLKCEGAPLLLGLVLGPMMEENFRRALLLSRGDFFTFVERPLSASLLAAAAVLVVLVALPSIRKKRQETFVEED, translated from the coding sequence ATGGAATTGCTGGAACACCTCGCGCTCGGGTTCTCCGTCGCGTTCACTCCCGAAAACCTGCTGTACGCCCTGCTGGGTTGCATCCTGGGCACGCTGGTCGGGGTGCTGCCGGGCCTGGGGCCCGTGCCTACCATCGCAATGCTGCTGCCCATCACGTACGTGCTGCCTCCGGTGGCCGGCCTGATCATGCTGGCGGGCATTTACTACGGCACGCAATACGGCGGCTCCACCACCGCCATCCTGGTCAACCTGCCAGGCGAGACATCCGCCGTGGTGACCGTGCTGGACGGGCACCAGATGGCGCGTAACGGCCGAGCCGGCGCGGCCTTGTCGCTGGCTGCCGTCGGTTCGTTCTTCGCGGGCAGCGTCACCACCATGCTGATCGCCGCCTTCGCGCCCCCGCTGGCCGAAGTGGCGTTCAAGTTTGGCCCGGCCGAGTACTTCTCGCTGATGACCCTGGGCCTGATCGGCGCCGTGGTGCTGGCCTCGGGTTCGCTGCCCAAGGCCATCTGCATGATTCTGCTGGGCCTGCTGCTGGGCATGGTGGGCACCGACGTCAACTCGGGCGTGGCCCGCTACGACTTCGGCATCCCCGAACTGCAAGACGGCATCGACTTCGCCATCGTGGCCATGGGCGTGTTCGGCTTCGCTGAAATCCTCTCGAACCTCGAACAGAAAGAAAACCGCGTCGAACTGCAGGACAAGATCGGTTCGCTGTACCCCAACCGCCAAGAAATCCGCGAAGCCACGCCCGCCATCGTGCGTGGCACGGCGCTGGGTTCGATGCTGGGCATTCTGCCGGGCGGCGGCTCGGTGCTGTCGGCCTTCGCGTCGTACACGCTCGAAAAGAAGCTGTCGAAAGAACCCGAGCGCTTCGGCAAGGGCCACCCGGCCGGCCTGGCCGGCCCTGAATCGGCCAACAACGCTGGCGCGCAGGCTTCGTTCATTCCGCTGCTGACCCTGGGCATTCCGGGCAACGCCGTGATGGCGCTGATGGTCGGCGCCATGACCATCCACAACATTCAGCCCGGCCCGCAGGTCATGACCAGCCACCCGGACCTGTTCTGGGGCCTGATCGCCTCGATGTGGATCGGCAACCTGATGCTGGTGGTGCTGAACCTGCCGCTGATCGGGCTGTGGGTCAAGCTGCTGAAGGTGCCCTACCGCATCCTGTTCCCGGCCATTCTGGTGTTCTGCACGATCGGCGTGTATTCGTTGAACTACAACACCTTCGATATCTACACGACGGCGGTGTTCGGCGTGGTGGGCTACTTCTGGGCCAAGCTCAAGTGCGAAGGCGCCCCGCTGCTGCTGGGCCTGGTGCTGGGCCCCATGATGGAAGAGAACTTCCGGCGCGCCCTGCTGCTGTCGCGCGGCGACTTCTTCACCTTCGTCGAGCGTCCGCTGTCGGCCTCGCTGCTGGCCGCCGCGGCGGTGCTGGTGGTGCTGGTGGCCCTGCCGTCGATCCGCAAGAAGCGCCAGGAAACCTTCGTCGAAGAAGACTGA
- a CDS encoding SDR family oxidoreductase, giving the protein MPDKVMIVTGASRGIGAAVALLAARRGYAVCVNYRQRRDAADAVVAAIQAEGGRAVAMAGDVADEAQVVRLFQAVDRELGRVDALVNNAGVLDTQMRLEDMDAARVSRILATNVVGALVCCREAVRRMAPRHGGRGGAIVNVSSMAARLGSPGEYIDYAASKGALDTLTIGLSKEVAADGIRVNAVRPGAIYTEMHASGGEPGRVDRVAGSIPMQRGGTPQEVANVVMWFVSDEASYTTGSFIDVSGGR; this is encoded by the coding sequence ATGCCGGATAAAGTCATGATCGTTACGGGCGCCAGCCGCGGCATAGGGGCGGCGGTGGCCTTGCTGGCCGCGCGGCGCGGCTATGCGGTCTGCGTCAACTATCGCCAGCGCCGCGATGCCGCCGATGCGGTCGTGGCGGCCATCCAGGCCGAAGGCGGCCGCGCGGTCGCCATGGCGGGCGATGTGGCAGACGAAGCGCAGGTGGTGCGGCTGTTCCAGGCCGTCGATCGCGAGCTGGGCCGGGTCGATGCGCTGGTGAACAATGCCGGCGTGCTGGACACCCAGATGCGCCTCGAAGACATGGACGCCGCGCGAGTCTCGCGCATCCTGGCTACCAATGTGGTGGGCGCGCTGGTCTGCTGCCGCGAGGCGGTGCGCCGCATGGCGCCGCGCCATGGCGGCCGCGGGGGCGCCATCGTCAACGTGTCGTCAATGGCGGCGCGGCTGGGTTCGCCGGGTGAATACATCGATTACGCCGCGTCCAAGGGGGCGCTCGACACCCTGACCATCGGGCTGTCAAAAGAAGTGGCGGCCGACGGCATCCGCGTCAACGCGGTGCGGCCGGGCGCCATCTATACCGAGATGCACGCCAGCGGCGGCGAACCCGGCCGGGTCGACCGCGTGGCCGGCTCCATCCCGATGCAGCGCGGCGGCACCCCGCAGGAAGTCGCCAATGTCGTGATGTGGTTCGTCTCGGACGAAGCCAGCTACACCACCGGGTCGTTCATCGACGTCTCGGGCGGCAGGTAA
- the trpC gene encoding indole-3-glycerol phosphate synthase TrpC, which yields MNDILAKILAVKAEEVATARQMRSEAELLREAQARQDVRGFAQAIEDKIAQGKAGVIAEIKKASPSKGVLRENFDPAAIAATYAVHGAACLSVLTDVQFFQGSHDNLRRARAACPLPVLRKDFVIDPYQVISARAMGADCVLLIVAALAPSQLRELETLAMELGMDVLVEVHDAKELDIALSLKTPLLGINNRNLRTFETSLQNTLNLLPQIPAGKRVITESGILSPEDVKLMRSHQVHAFLVGEAFMRAEDPGVELARLMG from the coding sequence ATGAACGATATTCTTGCGAAGATCCTCGCCGTGAAGGCCGAGGAAGTCGCGACTGCTCGCCAAATGCGCAGCGAAGCCGAGCTGCTGCGCGAGGCGCAGGCCCGGCAGGACGTACGCGGCTTTGCTCAGGCCATCGAAGACAAGATCGCCCAGGGCAAGGCCGGCGTCATTGCCGAAATCAAGAAAGCCTCGCCGTCCAAGGGCGTGCTGCGCGAGAACTTCGACCCCGCCGCCATTGCCGCCACCTATGCGGTGCACGGGGCGGCCTGCCTGTCGGTGCTGACCGACGTGCAGTTCTTCCAGGGTTCGCACGACAACCTGCGGCGCGCCCGCGCTGCCTGCCCGCTGCCCGTGCTGCGCAAAGACTTCGTCATCGACCCCTACCAGGTGATCTCGGCGCGGGCCATGGGAGCCGACTGCGTGCTGCTTATCGTGGCGGCCCTGGCGCCGTCGCAACTGCGCGAACTGGAAACCCTGGCCATGGAACTGGGCATGGATGTGCTGGTCGAGGTGCATGACGCTAAGGAGCTGGACATTGCCCTGAGCCTGAAAACGCCCTTGCTGGGCATCAACAACCGCAACCTGCGCACCTTCGAGACCAGCCTGCAGAACACGCTGAACCTGCTGCCGCAGATTCCCGCCGGCAAGCGGGTCATTACCGAAAGCGGCATTCTGTCGCCCGAGGACGTCAAGCTCATGCGCAGCCACCAGGTTCACGCCTTCCTGGTGGGCGAAGCCTTCATGCGCGCGGAAGACCCGGGCGTGGAACTGGCCCGGTTGATGGGCTAA
- a CDS encoding MarR family winged helix-turn-helix transcriptional regulator yields MQPADFATLAEFRYALRRFTVFSEAEAHGQGLSPQQHQALLTIKGSGAQALTVGELAEKLCVKHHSAVELISRLARMGMVARSVDPADGRRVRVALTPLAEAKLQALSAVHLEQLRRIRPLLIKLLDKFGPATR; encoded by the coding sequence TTGCAACCGGCCGATTTTGCAACCCTGGCCGAGTTCCGCTACGCGCTGCGGCGCTTCACTGTTTTCAGTGAAGCCGAGGCCCATGGCCAAGGGTTGTCGCCGCAACAGCATCAAGCCTTGCTTACCATCAAAGGTAGCGGAGCGCAGGCGCTCACCGTGGGCGAGTTGGCCGAAAAACTCTGCGTCAAGCACCATAGCGCCGTCGAACTCATCAGCCGGCTGGCGCGCATGGGCATGGTTGCGCGTTCCGTCGACCCGGCCGATGGCCGCCGCGTGCGCGTTGCGCTCACGCCCCTGGCCGAGGCCAAGCTGCAGGCCTTATCTGCCGTCCATCTCGAACAATTGCGCCGCATCCGGCCGCTTTTGATCAAGTTGCTCGATAAATTCGGCCCTGCAACTCGCTAA
- the aqpZ gene encoding aquaporin Z — protein sequence MSSLSKRCTAELIGTFWLVLGGCGTAVLAAGFPELGVGFVGVALAFGLTVLTMAYAVGHISGGHFNPAVTVGLAVGGRFPMREVVPYAVAQVIGAVIGAAVLAWIASGKPGFDLVASGFAANGYGEHSPGNYALSAALVCEVVLTFGFLFVILGATDKRAPAGFAPIPIGLALTLIHLISIPVTNTSVNPARSTGPALFVGGWALEQLWLFWVAPIAGAIIAGLAYRCLGREDR from the coding sequence ATGTCTTCGTTGTCCAAGCGTTGCACGGCCGAGCTCATTGGCACCTTCTGGTTGGTTCTTGGCGGGTGCGGGACCGCGGTCCTGGCCGCCGGCTTTCCCGAACTGGGCGTCGGTTTCGTGGGGGTCGCGCTGGCGTTCGGCCTGACGGTCCTGACCATGGCGTACGCCGTAGGCCATATATCCGGTGGGCATTTCAACCCCGCCGTCACGGTGGGGCTGGCCGTGGGTGGGCGCTTCCCCATGCGCGAGGTGGTTCCCTATGCCGTGGCGCAGGTCATCGGCGCCGTGATCGGGGCCGCGGTGCTGGCCTGGATCGCCAGCGGCAAGCCGGGCTTCGACCTGGTGGCCAGTGGTTTCGCGGCCAACGGCTACGGCGAGCATTCTCCCGGCAACTATGCATTGAGCGCCGCGCTGGTGTGCGAGGTCGTGCTGACCTTCGGCTTCCTGTTCGTGATCCTGGGCGCGACCGACAAGCGCGCGCCGGCAGGGTTCGCCCCCATCCCGATCGGCCTGGCGCTGACGCTCATCCACCTAATCAGCATTCCGGTCACCAATACCTCGGTGAACCCGGCCCGCTCCACCGGCCCCGCGCTGTTCGTGGGGGGGTGGGCGCTCGAACAGCTTTGGCTGTTCTGGGTCGCGCCGATCGCCGGCGCCATCATTGCGGGGCTGGCCTACCGCTGCCTGGGACGCGAAGACAGGTAA
- a CDS encoding dienelactone hydrolase family protein — protein MSRDSQFDSLLPPLRLDRRAFVATALATGFTAATGHAAAATAITTPSAGLDAGPVQIPVAGGSMPAYRAAPQGAKALPTVLVVNEIFGVHEYIQDVCRRLAKAGYLAVAPELFARQGDASKYTEVAKLVAEVVNKVPDDQVMADLDATAAWAAQHGGDPKRLMVTGFCWGGRIVWLYAAHNPHLRAGAAWYGHVRNTTSPIKPADPIQLVDRLAAPVLGLYGAADAGISVADVEQMREALGKGPEAARKSEIRLYKDAPHGFHADYRPSYRKEAAEDAWRRMLDWFERYGG, from the coding sequence ATGTCCCGAGATTCGCAGTTCGACAGCCTGCTGCCGCCCTTGCGGCTGGACAGGCGCGCATTCGTGGCCACTGCTCTGGCCACGGGTTTCACCGCCGCCACCGGCCATGCGGCCGCGGCCACCGCCATCACCACGCCATCGGCCGGCCTCGATGCCGGGCCGGTACAGATCCCTGTGGCGGGCGGCAGCATGCCGGCCTATCGCGCCGCGCCGCAGGGCGCCAAGGCGCTGCCCACCGTGCTGGTCGTGAACGAAATCTTCGGCGTGCACGAATACATACAGGACGTGTGCCGCCGGCTGGCCAAGGCGGGCTACCTGGCCGTGGCGCCCGAGCTCTTCGCGCGCCAGGGCGACGCGTCCAAGTACACCGAGGTCGCCAAGCTGGTGGCCGAGGTGGTCAACAAGGTGCCCGACGATCAGGTCATGGCCGATCTCGACGCCACCGCAGCCTGGGCCGCCCAGCATGGCGGCGACCCGAAGCGGCTGATGGTCACTGGTTTCTGCTGGGGCGGGCGCATTGTGTGGCTGTACGCGGCGCACAATCCGCATCTACGCGCCGGCGCCGCCTGGTACGGGCACGTGCGCAACACGACCAGCCCCATCAAGCCGGCGGATCCGATCCAGCTGGTCGACCGGCTGGCCGCGCCGGTACTCGGCCTTTATGGCGCGGCGGACGCCGGCATCTCGGTGGCCGACGTCGAGCAAATGCGCGAAGCGCTGGGCAAGGGCCCGGAAGCCGCCCGGAAGTCGGAAATTCGCCTGTACAAAGACGCGCCCCACGGCTTTCATGCCGACTACCGGCCCAGCTACCGCAAAGAGGCTGCCGAAGACGCCTGGCGCCGCATGCTCGACTGGTTCGAGCGCTACGGCGGATAA
- a CDS encoding acyl-CoA thioesterase encodes MQEPASHQLSMTILMTPDMANFAGNVHGGTILKYLDQVAYACASRYAGHYVVTLSVDQVVFRQPIHVGELVTFLASVNYTGRTSMEIGIKVITEDIRRQVVRHANSCYFTMVAVDDNGQPTAVPQRELRTLEDRQRYEAARERRELRQAMEKHHHDIKQRVQDPSADPVA; translated from the coding sequence ATGCAAGAACCAGCCAGCCACCAACTGTCGATGACCATCCTGATGACGCCGGACATGGCCAACTTCGCAGGCAATGTCCACGGCGGAACCATTCTGAAGTATCTGGACCAAGTTGCCTATGCGTGCGCAAGCCGCTACGCCGGCCACTACGTCGTGACCCTGTCGGTCGACCAGGTGGTTTTCCGCCAGCCCATCCACGTGGGCGAACTGGTCACTTTCCTGGCGTCGGTGAACTACACCGGCCGCACGTCGATGGAAATCGGCATCAAGGTCATTACGGAAGACATCCGCCGCCAAGTCGTTCGGCACGCCAACAGTTGCTACTTCACCATGGTGGCGGTGGACGACAACGGCCAGCCCACGGCCGTGCCGCAACGCGAGTTGCGCACGCTGGAAGACAGGCAGCGGTATGAAGCGGCGCGCGAACGCCGCGAACTGCGCCAGGCCATGGAAAAGCACCATCACGACATCAAGCAACGGGTGCAGGACCCCTCGGCCGATCCGGTCGCCTGA